The Aspergillus flavus chromosome 2, complete sequence region TCTCCGGATGTATTAGCTCCAATACGAGTAAATTGACAGCGGCTAGACGGCTTTATGGAAATAGATTGTCGATAGGCTCAACTGGACAGAGAATATTTATTCCGCCTCCCGAGACAGCGCTAATCAACCTTATGAATATGTCTATAAGAGTAGCCCCTATGACCTGGCATCTGTGGCACTCTTATCCGTGACCTTATCCTGGAATAGTGAAACTTCTTTCATTAGCTGCCTGCAGATATATTGTCCTACTGCCTACAACCCAGCGAGACAAACCATGACCCAACCATCAGCGCTTCCAGCCGGTTCCAAGCTCTGGGTAGTACTCTTTTCATTACAACGGATGAACATCAAGCTAATCAGAGATAGTTGCTCGATTTAGGGATCCTTGACATCGACGCCTCGTACGTCCTTTCGGGCGCAAATGTTCCCCTCCACGGCGCAGAGCCTCAAACCCACGAGACTAGACCATGCCTCATGATAGCGGGACTACTCTATCACCCAGATGTAGGTCTTATCCTTTTCGATACCGGGTCCCGAGAGGATGTGATCAAGTCATGGGACAAAGAATTCTTGGAATGTGCACCCCGGACTTGGGACAAGGATATCCACTCTCTTCCTGCGGCTATCAAAGCCAGCGGTGCAGGTGAGATTGGTGATGTCAAGGCGGTCATATTGAGCCACTTGCACCTTGACCACGCCGGGGGATTAGAGCATTTCTTCGGGACTGGTTCGTACATCGCTTCTTCTATCGCTAAGGCTAGCTGACGGTGAACAGATGTGGAAATCTGGTGCCATGAAGCCGAACTCAAGAATGCCTTTTGGTCAGCCGCAACTGGAATTGACAGTGGGCTGTTTCTGCCGGATTACTTGCGAGCGGATCTGTTGAACTGGAAGACTTTCTCGGAGCAGAATGTAACACTCTGGAGGGGCGTTACCTTACATAGATGTCCGGGACATACGGAAGGGTCACTTGTTCTTGAGCTCACGTTTCAGAGTTCCGGTACTGTTATCATGACGGGTGATTTGTTTCATGTGAAGGAAAATTATGAAGAGGGAAGACCGACGGGTTTTCTTATGCGAGACTATTGCGAGTGGTTTCGGAGCAGAGACTACGTGAGAAGATTGGTGCAACGGACGAATGCGAGGGTCTGCTTGGGCCATGAGAGAGGCTACTTTGATATGTTTGAGAGAAGTCCCAGATATCTTGAATGAATGGAGAGGGTTGGGTTTGGACATGACCTTTGTTGCTctgaattatatatagtgtTTCATAGACTTTGTGCTATTTACATACCGTAGATGCACATATTCGCTTCGATCATTTATTCTGACATTAGTAGAATGGAACGGTCTAATGAGACCTCATCACCGTACTTAGAGTCTCTCGCCACAGTGAATTGTTGTATGCTAAAACTTGCTGAGACAACTTCATTATAAGATTCCGGCCGGGTTTCATGAAATTGGTCATTCATGCTCGCAATATAGTGGAATGGTGGATCAAAAGTACTGCACCGCCTACTCCCAACATGTTCATCATTACGAGAAACAGCAGGCATGGTTTCGTCCAGGTTTAGCAATGAGACTCGTTGGTGAAGGCAAagaagttttataaaaagcCATGCCATGGAAAGACAATGAGCACGCGGACGTTCAGGTCACTATAGTGTCCGCAGAGGAGGTTGTTCATCCACGATTGACCGGAATATATACTGCGTCTCACGTGTCAACGTACTCATTGCCTCTCCTTAAAATGCAGGGAAGGTTGGTACGGCCGTGAATGGTGTATGAAGCTTCTCCTACTCTAATATCGTACTATTACTTTACTGGACAGGATAAATGCGGCTCCAGAGCTGGCAGTCCCCTTGCGCTggaaattatattatagtaaatagacCAAAGTACTAGAGAAAACGAAGTGGATCCGGCATTTTTTTGACTTTGGTAGCTCCGGCCTTAAATCCTCGGAGTAGGATCTACCGTGCGTTCCCGCGTTGCGCCATATTGCGGCGGGCGCTATTAAGATTTAGAGTGTCACGAACTTAGGGCTTGGAAATCGAGCCTGTATCTTGGATTAAGGTTATTGCCTGATTCCACAGGCCGCATGCCTTACCGTGACTCTGCCAGCGAAAGAGCCTGCAAGCGGAACCTTCATGCGTGTTGGATACATgactatatatatgtacatcaGCTGAGAGCGAGAAATCCTTGTACGCGTTGCAGTTCGATGGTTAAGAAGCCATGAATAAATTAACGCGAGTAATGGATTGAACATATATGAACACGGGCAGCCTTGTCCATGCAGAGAATCATGTGTAGAGAAGTATATTCAGTAGTAAGTCTTACAAAACTACGCCAGAAAGATAATGTAATATTTCGTTGTTGGTAGAACAAGTTCTTCGTATATTATTCTGCACCCACTCTTAGTATGCGAGTGTAAATAGTATCCGCCAATGGCTGACCTTTGGAATCGGTCTTTGTAGAATCGGTGTCTATCTCTGTTGCCGCCTTTCCTACTTTGATGGTCATGCCCTAATGGACCAATGCTTGGTAGGGCTTGCATAACGCTCGCGTACAGTTACGCACATTAGAAGCACCGAGTGTTATTGTACGCATTGCTTAGTTAAGGCCACGAACAAACATATTATATCTAGACAGATTTCTACAATTTGTCCACCAGGCAACCTCATCTGCTGTTTCGATGTTTGAGCCCTCGGCGAACTTTATTGGTCGCATCGTCTGGTTACCCTAAATACTTTAGCGTAGTTTGGGACAGGGTTTGATTGGTTACAATGCTTGTAACATTCCACAAGTAGCAACCTAATCTAGCCAGTGGTCCAATAGGACTACattgcttctttctccctgtGTTTGACACGCGTCCCCACCGTACCCACAACAAGAATGAAAGCGAGTTTCCCCCCCGACAAAAATCCTAAATAACTCCCAAGACACGTGTATCCCCGTTTTCGCCGTCCGTTTTGTGGCCAACCCCGATCACGAGTTGTCCTGAAAGGCGATTGTAGACAAAGTTCTACTAATTGAGTAGATTTTTGCGGGAGGCCATTGGATGCGACCGATCATGATGTTTGCCACGGTATTGTAGCAGGGTCTCTTCGTGGCGTCAGTCCTTTTTTGACACGGGATGCCATCCGTTTGAAGTTCTCGTATTGAGCGAAAGAGTCATGGTGGAGGGCTCAGATAAACAGAGCTATTAAATTCGATTGGTCATCCGGTGAGTCAGTCATCATTTGTAAATCGGAAATACTGAGTTTCCGAAGGGAATGTTTTGGTTCCAGATTGGCTTCTGGGATATTTGTTAGTGGAGCGGTTTCAGATATCCCCCGATTCCCACTTACCGAATAACTCCACAAAACCTAGCGGCCGTGCGCGTTGACACTTATCTGGAGAGGAGTCCATTTCCTGTTGGCGGAGGATCGAAGAACGATCTCGGGTGTAAGGCCACAGGGGATCTCTGCGGGATAGGTCGGGGTGTATTGGAGGAAACAACTCAGGACCTCGACGGAATATTGTTGGTAGGCGTAGGAGAGAGGTGTATTTCCGTCATGGTCTCGGATCGACCAATTGGCACGTCTCTTGAGGAGGAGTTCGACCACGGCGAGGGAGGATTGCTGGGCTGCAATGTGTAGTGCTGTTTGGCCGCGGTTGTCGGTGGTTGATGGCTCGATGCCGTAGTTGAGAAGCAGTTCGAGGACCTTGACGTCTTTGTGAAGTGCGGCTAAGTGAAGAGCTGTCCGACCATCTGCATCCTTGGCAGTGAGGATCGATTTGTCTTTGAGATATTCATTCTCAATGGTGGTGGCATCGCCAATGGTGGCGGCATGGAGAAAAGCGCTGTTGACACCCATAGCTAGGGATGATATAGGGGAAAGacaataaataattaaataaatgTCTAGGTTCAGGCGAGCTTGCGGAAGACGAAGATCTCGGTTCCCTACGATTTCAGGCGGACATTCCTCTCGTTTTATTTCAATGAGCGACAAGGTTCAGAAGCGTCTGGCCAGCTGCAGTTACCACCTCATGCTCCTATTATGGGACCGGGGAGGCTATACCTTGAGTAGCCGAAGCATAGTACATACAGCTCGACCTACAGAACGGAGGAAATTCCCCCCGACATTAAGGGTTGCGATTGCTTTGTTCATGACAAGCACATGTCCACCTGCCTTCCTGGGACTAATGCTCATCTCGGAGTCTGTGGAATCAGTCCCGAGTTCTACGGGACTTGGTGAAATATCCACTCACGTCGGACGAGAGATGAGTTGGCTGGTTCGACTGTCGAGTCAGTGGTTTCCAGCCTAACAGCCCACGTGGTGATTTGATTCGCTCTGGTGATCTTTCGTATCGAGGTCCGCTAGTTTAGTGCTTTTCCTGGTGAGTTAAATTTACGTTGGTATGGGTCGATTTGGAACGATGGGCCGGAAAGTGGAGACCAAGCGGGACAACGGTGCTCAGAGTAGCGAAGACTCCAATTAACCGATAGACTGCGCTTCTGGCTAAACTTCGGAGCCCTCCGTCTCCAGGAACTCCGTCCTCTCCAGACTCCGCAGAGGGTCTGgggagtacggagtagtgaaCGGCAATGGAGGATGCTGAGTCAATTCCGAAGGGATGACGAATCTTTCTGAATGCTTATGCTGACAGAAAACAGTCGTGAAGGGAAACTAAACGAGGGAACTCCGTGACTCTGCTCGGCTTGACTTACGATAGGCTTGGCGACGATAGTTAAAATCTTAGCCAAGCAGAGAGTTTAGCATGAGTCCTAATGCGCCGGTGGGGCAACCAACCAGTCAGTCTTCGCACATGGGGGTTCTTAAGTTCTCTGACTGGCTCTCTGGTGGCAATGAGGATCTATTACGGGTTAACCCGAAGGCGCTCTTGCTGGACCGACGGAGGACAAGGACAAATGTCCgttagatattattattaatttgtGACTGTGAAGGATTTACGACAGGGATCGTTAGCGCGGGGTTCGAAGAAAAGTACCAGGATGGAAAATTTTGACTCCTTCCTATTGCCCCTCGTACTGTTATCATAATTCCATCCACGAACGGCATTGTTGATCGCCTCAAAATACAAAAGACTTTCGGTCGTTGAGATCATTGATGGGTTCGTTTATGGTCCGTGTCCTCGGCTTCAGTGGGCCGATAAACCTTTGCTTTCCAAAGCTTGTCctcttggctttcttgtccttctccaATGTGGCGCGTGCAACCGCTGTCCATGCAAGTACGCACGATGAATGGGGAGATGATGGTTTTTTGTCAAGCTCGCATCGCATACTATCAACCTACGATAAGTGCGTCTTGACGCTTTGCGGTGCGGTGATTTTCATATGTGCTGTCGCATTGTTAGTTCAAGTGCGATTCCCTCATTATTCTCAAGAAGGACAATCCCATGCTGAAACATTAAATCTCCATAGGCATGCCGAATATTGATCGACATCGGTCGAAAAGAACGTCTTTGGCGGCAAGAGGACTACCtagcggaagaagagttaC contains the following coding sequences:
- a CDS encoding putative cortactin-binding protein; translation: MGVNSAFLHAATIGDATTIENEYLKDKSILTAKDADGRTALHLAALHKDVKVLELLLNYGIEPSTTDNRGQTALHIAAQQSSLAVVELLLKRRANWSIRDHDGNTPLSYAYQQYSVEVLSCFLQYTPTYPAEIPCGLTPEIVLRSSANRKWTPLQISVNAHGR
- a CDS encoding Zn-dependent hydrolase, with translation MIAGLLYHPDVGLILFDTGSREDVIKSWDKEFLECAPRTWDKDIHSLPAAIKASGAGEIGDVKAVILSHLHLDHAGGLEHFFGTDVEIWCHEAELKNAFWSAATGIDSGLFLPDYLRADLLNWKTFSEQNVTLWRGVTLHRCPGHTEGSLVLELTFQSSGTVIMTGDLFHVKENYEEGRPTGFLMRDYCEWFRSRDYVRRLVQRTNARVCLGHERGYFDMFERSPRYLE